The nucleotide window GGCGGGCGGCGCCACCGGCACGGTGCTGCTGTTTCCCGGCCGCACCGAATATGTCGAGAAATATGCCGAGACCGCGGCGGACCTGAACGGCGCCGGGTTCGAGGTGCTGTCCATCGACTGGCGCGGCCAGGGCATGTCCGACCGGCTGCAGGCCAATGTCCGACCCGGACATATCGGCAGTTTCGCCGATTACCAGCGCGACGTGGTCGAACTGGTGGTGGCGGCGCAGGAACTTGATCTGCCCCGACCCTGGCACCTGCTGGCCCATTCCATGGGCGGCACCATCGGCCTCGCCGCGCTCGAGGCGGGGCTGCCGGTGGACAGCGTCGCCTTCTCGGCGCCGATGTGGGGCATCGACCTGCGCGGCGTGCCGGAATGGCTGGCGCTCGGCCTGGCCACCGCCCTGTCCCGGCTGGGCCGCGGCGGCCACCCGGCGCCGCGCGCGGGGGGCGAGGAAAGTTTCGTCCTGCTGGACCCGTTCCACGACAACCTGCTGACCCATGACGGCCGGCGCTGGGGCCGGCTGGTGGCCGAGGCCGCGGCCTGGCCCGACATCTCGGTCGGCGGCGCCAGCAACGACTGGCTGCGCGAGGCGATCCTGGAATGCCGCCGCATCGCCGCCCTGCCCTCGCCCGCCCTGCCGGCGCTGATCGCGCTTGGCGACGCCGAGCGGATCGTCTCGAGCCCCGCCATCCGCGCCCGCGCCGCCCGATGGCCCGGCGCCGCGCTGCTGGAACTGGCCGAATGCCGGCACGAGCCGATGCTGGAGCGCGACCCGGTCCGCAGCCGCTTCCTCGAGTCGGTGGTCGCGCATTTCTCGGCCGCCACCGACCGGCGCTGAGGCGCCGTCTCGGCCGCCCGATTGTTCCCTTCGACTTGCAGCCGGGCGCATCAGGCGTCACATGTTGTCGCAGAGGAAAGGAATAACGATGACGATTTCAGCCAGCCGCCTTCTGCCGCGAGACGAAAACGCCCTTCCCGCCGCCGCCGCCAATCCCGATCTGGGCCCACTGCCGGAATGGGATCTGAGCGACCTCTACCCCTCGCCGGAAGCCCCGGACCTGATCCGCGATCTGGAGGCGGTCGAGAAGGCCTGTTGCGAATTCGCCCGCGACTATGAAGGCAAGCTCGCCTCGCTCTCGGCCGAGAAGATGCTGGAATGCATCGAGCGTTACCAGCAGATCGACGTCCTGGCCGGGCGGATCATGTCCTATGCCGGGCTGCGCTATTACCAGAACACCACCGATGCGACCCGCGCCAAGCAGATGGGCGACCTGCAGGACCGCATCACCACCGCCACCACCCGGCTGGTGTTCTTCAGCCTGGAGTTCAACCGCATTCCCGACGCGCGCTATGACGAGGTGTTCTCGGCGGCGGATGGGCCCGCGCGCTACAAGCCGGTCTTCGACCGGATGCGCGCCATGCGGCCCTATCAGCTGTCGAACGAGCTGGAACGCTTCCTGCACGACAATTCCGTGGTCGACGCCGCCGCCTGGAACCGGCTGTTCGACGAGACCACCGCCGGCCTGAGCTTCGATGTCGATGGCGAGGAGCTGGGGCTGGAGGCGACGCTGAACCTGCTGACCGACCACGAGCGCGCCCGGCGCGAGGCCGGCGCCCGCGGCCTGGCCGAGGTGTTCGGCAAGAACGTCAAGCTGTTCGCCCGCATCCACAACACCCTGGCCAAGGAAAAGGCCATCGAGGACAAGTGGCGCAAGATGCCGACGCCGCAGACCGCGCGCCACCTGTCGAACCATGTCGAGCCCGAGGTGGTCGAGGCGCTGCGCAATGCCGTCACCGCCGCCTATCCGCGGCTGTCGCATCGCTACTACCGGCTGAAGGCCAAATGGCTGGGCCTCGACAAGCTGCAGGTCTGGGACCGCAACGCCCCGCTGCCGACCGAGACGCCGCGCCTGATCGCCTGGCCCGAGGCCGAGGCCACCGTGATCGACGCCTATGCCGGATTCTCGCCGAAACTGGCGGAACTGGCGCAGCCCTTCTTCGACAAGGGCTGGATCGACGCCGGGGTAAAGCCCGGCAAGGCGCCCGGCGCCTTCGCGCATCCCACCGTGACCACGGTGCATCCCTATGTGCTGCTGAACTACCTCGGCAAGCCGCGCGACGTGATGACGCTGGCGCATGAACTCGGCCACGGCGTCCACCAGCGCCTTGCAGCCGGACAGGGCGAACTGCTGGCCTCGACGCCGCTGACGCTGGCCGAGACGGCGAGCGTCTTCGGCGAGATGCTGACCTTCCGCGCCCTGCTGGCAAAGACCACCGATCCCGCGCAGCGCAAGGCGCTGCTGGCCGGCAAGGTCGAGGACATGATCAACACGGTCGTGCGCCAGATCGCCTTCTACGATTTCGAATGCAAGCTGCATGCCGCCCGCGCCAAGGGCGAGCTGACGCCGGACGACAT belongs to Paracoccus sp. TOH and includes:
- a CDS encoding alpha/beta hydrolase codes for the protein MKPAPFNTLPGDPLPLARAFWLRADDGVRLRAAHWPAGGATGTVLLFPGRTEYVEKYAETAADLNGAGFEVLSIDWRGQGMSDRLQANVRPGHIGSFADYQRDVVELVVAAQELDLPRPWHLLAHSMGGTIGLAALEAGLPVDSVAFSAPMWGIDLRGVPEWLALGLATALSRLGRGGHPAPRAGGEESFVLLDPFHDNLLTHDGRRWGRLVAEAAAWPDISVGGASNDWLREAILECRRIAALPSPALPALIALGDAERIVSSPAIRARAARWPGAALLELAECRHEPMLERDPVRSRFLESVVAHFSAATDRR
- a CDS encoding M3 family oligoendopeptidase, producing MTISASRLLPRDENALPAAAANPDLGPLPEWDLSDLYPSPEAPDLIRDLEAVEKACCEFARDYEGKLASLSAEKMLECIERYQQIDVLAGRIMSYAGLRYYQNTTDATRAKQMGDLQDRITTATTRLVFFSLEFNRIPDARYDEVFSAADGPARYKPVFDRMRAMRPYQLSNELERFLHDNSVVDAAAWNRLFDETTAGLSFDVDGEELGLEATLNLLTDHERARREAGARGLAEVFGKNVKLFARIHNTLAKEKAIEDKWRKMPTPQTARHLSNHVEPEVVEALRNAVTAAYPRLSHRYYRLKAKWLGLDKLQVWDRNAPLPTETPRLIAWPEAEATVIDAYAGFSPKLAELAQPFFDKGWIDAGVKPGKAPGAFAHPTVTTVHPYVLLNYLGKPRDVMTLAHELGHGVHQRLAAGQGELLASTPLTLAETASVFGEMLTFRALLAKTTDPAQRKALLAGKVEDMINTVVRQIAFYDFECKLHAARAKGELTPDDINALWMSVQAESLGDAFEFMPGYETFWAYVPHFVHSPFYVYAYAFGDGLVNALYAAYEDGLPDFQAKYFDMLAAGGSKHHKELLAPFGLDASDPAFWDKGLSMIEGFIDELEAMEA